One window of the Takifugu rubripes chromosome 13, fTakRub1.2, whole genome shotgun sequence genome contains the following:
- the sinhcafl gene encoding SIN3-HDAC complex associated factor, like isoform X2: MFGFHKSKIYRSNEGCCICKTKSSSSRFTDSGRYEETFRLCFGLSEDRVGDICNACVLLVKRWKKLPSGSKKNWNHVVDARAGPGFKVTKPKKIKNSDGKKKSKLKRLHKLKRQDSDAHSTTSSVSPAQSPSYSNQSDDGSDIESKQRRSTPSIFSFLDRSYWKRQKVCCGIVYKGRFGEVIIDPRLFKPCCSSKKQTLGSTQVATRLPDALPQQLQEDVKESW; encoded by the exons ATGTTTGGTTTTCACAAGTCAAAGATTTACCGGAGTAACGAAGGATGCTGCATCTGCAAGACCAAGTCGTCCAGTTCGCGCTTTACGGACAGCGGTCGCTACGAGGAGACCTTCAGGCTCTGttttgg GCTGTCAGAAGATCGTGTTGGAGACATATGCAATGCCTGTGTGCTGTTGGTGAAGAGGTGGAAGAAGTTGCCCAGTGGTTCAAAGAAGAATTGGAACCAT GTGGTGGATGCCAGAGCTGGGCCAGGATTTAAGGTCACAAAACCCAAAAAGATCAAAAACAGCGAtgggaagaagaaaagcaaactAAAGAGGCTTCACAAGCTGAAGAGACAAG ACTCTGATGCCCACAGCACAACCTCCAGTGTGTCTCCTGCTCAGTCGCCCAGTTACAGCAACCAGTCTGATGATGGATCTGACATCGAGTCCAAACAGAGACGCTccactccctccatcttctcttttTTGGATCGATCATACTGGAAAAG GCAAAAGGTGTGCTGCGGCATTGTCTACAAGGGTCGCTTTGGCGAGGTGATCATTGACCCTCGGCTCTTCAAGCCTTGCTGCAGTTCCAAAAAACAAACGCTGGGATCCACACAAGTGGCCACACGCCTCCCCGATGCGcttcctcagcagctccaggaagACGTGAAAGAAAGCTGGTGA
- the sinhcafl gene encoding SIN3-HDAC complex associated factor, like isoform X1: MSHVWRSGGLFVTQTEETMFGFHKSKIYRSNEGCCICKTKSSSSRFTDSGRYEETFRLCFGLSEDRVGDICNACVLLVKRWKKLPSGSKKNWNHVVDARAGPGFKVTKPKKIKNSDGKKKSKLKRLHKLKRQDSDAHSTTSSVSPAQSPSYSNQSDDGSDIESKQRRSTPSIFSFLDRSYWKRQKVCCGIVYKGRFGEVIIDPRLFKPCCSSKKQTLGSTQVATRLPDALPQQLQEDVKESW, translated from the exons ATGAGCCATGTTTGGCGCTCTGGAGGAC TTTTTGTCACACAGACCGAGGAAACGATGTTTGGTTTTCACAAGTCAAAGATTTACCGGAGTAACGAAGGATGCTGCATCTGCAAGACCAAGTCGTCCAGTTCGCGCTTTACGGACAGCGGTCGCTACGAGGAGACCTTCAGGCTCTGttttgg GCTGTCAGAAGATCGTGTTGGAGACATATGCAATGCCTGTGTGCTGTTGGTGAAGAGGTGGAAGAAGTTGCCCAGTGGTTCAAAGAAGAATTGGAACCAT GTGGTGGATGCCAGAGCTGGGCCAGGATTTAAGGTCACAAAACCCAAAAAGATCAAAAACAGCGAtgggaagaagaaaagcaaactAAAGAGGCTTCACAAGCTGAAGAGACAAG ACTCTGATGCCCACAGCACAACCTCCAGTGTGTCTCCTGCTCAGTCGCCCAGTTACAGCAACCAGTCTGATGATGGATCTGACATCGAGTCCAAACAGAGACGCTccactccctccatcttctcttttTTGGATCGATCATACTGGAAAAG GCAAAAGGTGTGCTGCGGCATTGTCTACAAGGGTCGCTTTGGCGAGGTGATCATTGACCCTCGGCTCTTCAAGCCTTGCTGCAGTTCCAAAAAACAAACGCTGGGATCCACACAAGTGGCCACACGCCTCCCCGATGCGcttcctcagcagctccaggaagACGTGAAAGAAAGCTGGTGA